The sequence below is a genomic window from Clostridia bacterium.
GGCGTGTAGCTCAGCTGGGAGAGCATCTGGTTCGCATTCAGAAGGTCACGGGTTCGAATCCCGTCACGTCCACTGGTATCCCGCGATGGAGATCGCGGGATTTTTTTAAACCACCTGACGGCTAAATAGGTAGATCAAAGAGGTAAAATCATGCCAGCATCGCTTGCCCAAGGCCGCTACGGCTATGGGCTTATGGGAGGAACCTTCGATCCGATCCATTATGGCCACTTGGTAACCGCCGAGGAGGCGCGGGTGGAGTTTGGACTCAAGAAGGTGGTCTTTATTCCCTCCGGAAGGCCCCCGCACAAGGAAGAGCGGCCCATTACTCCAGCTCAGCACCGCTACATCATGACTTCCCTGGCTGTTGCTACCAACCCCTTCTTTGAAGTGTCGCGGGTGGAAGTAGACCGGCCTGGATATTCCTATACTTATGAGACGGTAAAGCATTTTCGGGAGCTAATTGGCGCGGAGGCGGAGATCTTTTTTATAACCGGAGCCGATGCCCTCCTAGAAATCCTTACCTGGAGAAATATCGACGATCTCATGTCCAGCTGCCAGTTTATCGGCGCCACCCGCCCAGGTTACGGGATCCAAGAGCTCAACGGCTTTCAGGCTGGCCTTAAGCCTGAGTATCGGTCCCGGATCCACCTTTTGGAGGTTCCCGCCCTGGCCATTTCTTCTACTGATATTCGGCGGCGGGTGAAGTCAGGCCGGTCGATCAAGTATTTAGTCCCGGAAGCGGTGGAACGCTACATTATAAGCAACCGGCTCTACGTGTAGTCGAGCTGCGCAGCCTTAGCTCCCGGCCAGTTATTCGGACACAGCTGGTGCTAGCCGGCATGGGCGACAAAGATTCGTTTAGTTTGACAGCTAAATGGAGCCGTGTTAGAATGTTTCCAGGCATTGGGTTTCAACCACCCGGCCTACCGCTTAGCGGGCATTAATTTTGGAGAGGTGAATGTTTTGGTCCGGACCCTGTATGTTGGCAACCTTCCCTGGAGTACTACTGAAGAGGAACTGGCGAAGGCGTTTTCGGTCCACGGTGAGGTGATCAGTACCCGCATCATTACCGACCGCCAAACCGGCAGATCGCGCGGTTTTGGATTTGTGGAGGTAAACGATGTTGACGCCGACCGCATGGTTCGCGCTATGAACGGCGCTCAACTGGGCTCTCGCACCCTGACTGTCAACGAAGCGCGGCCCAGGGGCTAAGGGTAACCACCTAACTCCTTGGGAAGGAGGGAGTGGTTACTGGACTCCAGGACAATTGCATTAGAGGCAGTCAAGGCTGCGGAAAAGGTGAAAGCGGAAGATAGTGTAATTTTAAACCTCAAGGGTATAACCTTGATCGCTGATTACTTTGTTCTTTTAAGCGGCCGCTCTTCAACCCAGGTGCAGGCCATTGCCGATAGCATAGAGGAAAGGTTAACGGAGCAGGGCATAAAACTGCTGCGCAGGGAAGGTTACCAGGAAGCCCGCTGGATCCTATTGGATTTCGGTAGCGTGGTGGTTCATGTTTTCCGCGAAGAAGACCGACGCTTCTACAGCTTGGAACGGCTGTGGGGGGACGCTAGGGTCGAGGAGGCCAAGGAAGAAAAAGCTTAAGAACTAAAGGCGAACTGAAGGCGTGCACCCTGCACCCCCTGCCAGCGTTGACTTGCAGGGGGTGCTAGCATATAATGGGTCAAGACAAGTCAAGGAAGGCTCTAGATTGCACCCAACGCGAAGAACGGGAGTAGTAGGAGGGTTCAAGCCTCGAAGAGAGCCGTTGGCTGGTGGAAAACGGCAGGACACCTTCCCAACTCGCCCGGGAGTTTAGCGGTGCCGTAGGCAGGCGTTAACTGCTTAAGCGGGTTGCTGGCTGAATCCTTGGTCGGCAGCCAACTGGGGTGGTACCGCGGGAGATTCCCGCCCCGAGGAGGGGCGGTTTTTTTATGGGCGGAAATGGAAATTGACAAAAGAGCACCCCGGGCGGCTGGCTGCACAGCTAGCCATGAAAAAAGCACGTAGGGGATGCTGGGGCG
It includes:
- a CDS encoding nicotinate-nucleotide adenylyltransferase, which encodes MPASLAQGRYGYGLMGGTFDPIHYGHLVTAEEARVEFGLKKVVFIPSGRPPHKEERPITPAQHRYIMTSLAVATNPFFEVSRVEVDRPGYSYTYETVKHFRELIGAEAEIFFITGADALLEILTWRNIDDLMSSCQFIGATRPGYGIQELNGFQAGLKPEYRSRIHLLEVPALAISSTDIRRRVKSGRSIKYLVPEAVERYIISNRLYV
- a CDS encoding RNA-binding protein, whose amino-acid sequence is MVRTLYVGNLPWSTTEEELAKAFSVHGEVISTRIITDRQTGRSRGFGFVEVNDVDADRMVRAMNGAQLGSRTLTVNEARPRG
- the rsfS gene encoding ribosome silencing factor — its product is MDSRTIALEAVKAAEKVKAEDSVILNLKGITLIADYFVLLSGRSSTQVQAIADSIEERLTEQGIKLLRREGYQEARWILLDFGSVVVHVFREEDRRFYSLERLWGDARVEEAKEEKA